From the Longimicrobium sp. genome, the window GGAATCCCCGCCGCGCGGACGAACGGGGGGATGTCCTTGGAGATGCGCGACTGCCCGCCGACGAAGGCGTGCGCGCCGATGCGCACGAACTGGTGGATGGGCGTCATGCCCCCCACGATCGCCCAGTCGCCGATGGACACGTGCCCCGCCATGTTCACGGCGTTGGACAGAATCACGTGGTCGCCGATCTGGCAGTCATGGGCCACGTGCACGTAGCTCATCAGCATGCACTCGCTGCCGACGGACGTGTACCCGAGGGCGGAGGTGCCGCGGTTGAGCGTGGCGTACTCGCGGATGACCGTGCGGTCGCCCACGCGCAGCTCGGTGGGCTCGCCGTGGTACTTCAGGTCCTGCGGGTCCGTCCCCAGCACGGCCCCGTGGCTGATGCGGCAGTCCTCGCCCACCACGGTGTCGCGCTCGATCAGCACGTGGCTGGCCAGCTCCGTGCGCGCGCCGATGCGCACGTTGGGGCCCACGATGCTGTACGGCCCC encodes:
- the lpxA gene encoding acyl-ACP--UDP-N-acetylglucosamine O-acyltransferase, which encodes METIIEPRVHPTALIDESAELAEGVVVGPYSIVGPNVRIGARTELASHVLIERDTVVGEDCRISHGAVLGTDPQDLKYHGEPTELRVGDRTVIREYATLNRGTSALGYTSVGSECMLMSYVHVAHDCQIGDHVILSNAVNMAGHVSIGDWAIVGGMTPIHQFVRIGAHAFVGGQSRISKDIPPFVRAAGIPLELYGLNSVGLQRRGFSEEVRRELKRAYRLFFASQHNITQALARAREELRALPEVEEFLSFFEGTGRGVSS